In Haliotis asinina isolate JCU_RB_2024 chromosome 11, JCU_Hal_asi_v2, whole genome shotgun sequence, the genomic stretch atatatgtacatgtgaaacaCCAAAAGTGATAACAAGGGAAGCCAgtttaataataaataaatagcaCTAAACTGGTCAGGTGGGTggacaagagtgagtgaatgagtgagtgagtgagtgagtttagttttacgccgtactcagcaatattccagctatatggcggcggtctgtaaataatcgagtttggcccagacaacccagtgatcaacaacatgaatatcgatctgcgcaattgggaaccgatgacatgtgtcaaccaagtcagcaagcctgaccgcccgatcccgttagtcgcctcttacaacaagcatagtcgccttttatggcaagcatgggatgctgaaggcctattctacccagggaccttcacgggtgggtGGACAAGAGGAAGCCTGGGATTACTAATCTAGCTATGAAATATGAGCTTGAAATGGTGGCCTTTAACGTTGGATAAGAAATACAGAAGGTATACATTTCATTGAAAGGCACGAGTTTCAATTTATCCTTCCCAGGATGCGTTTATTAATTGATACTTTCAGTATTCAGTATTCAGTCATTATCAATACAACAGAAATTATAAACCAATTTGTAACATAGcttatattttggattacactttctgtaagattctagtacttttggggtGGAGTCCCAtcgtggattcgaacccatgaccGAAGAATCAGGCACCTTATCGCCAGCACAAAACATCAGCCGCCTAaaccgctcagccaccgcgacttctcAAATaaggaagtcggacaactggtagtcgaGACTGTACCCTTCTGATAAGTGTCAATTTGCACGGCATGTGAAGTTGAAATGTTTGTGGATTAATGTACACATAAGAATGTTAGTACACACGTTTTCGTGTTTTCAGATTTATTCAGTCAGCATTTtttacatattattattatttgaacaGGTTCAAGTTCTTTAGTGATATCAGAAATACAATAGATGGACATTTAAATTccatttgtgtttttgttttttgtttttggtttggtttggtttgggttcTTTTCCCTTTGCGCCATATCATTAAACTTGGACAACGTGCTATGGTGGCCTTTAAGTAATAAACACTCACTAACTGACACACTGATTCTCACCAGAACATCGGAGGAAATTCCAGAATGATGCAGGCCTTATATCTGTTTGGTGTAAAACAACGACTATGGATTTGGTGTTAAAAACAAGTCATAACCACCAGGAATTAAATACAACCAATTAGCTTCAAATCCTGACATTTGCGGGGACTACCAATCTGCTCATATAATTCCGTCGCGTTCACACGTTGCATCAAGAGGACCTCCATGAACCGCGAATCCATTGTTCTTAATTTATGGATTATATGTTTCCATCACAAGAGAGATCGAGGATGCACGGAACATGAGATTCCTTGAATTAATCTTTCGCTTCAGGTGAACGTGTGCCAACATGGCGGCACGTACAGCGATGTCGTGTCTAGGTGTGACTGTTATGATGACTTCACAGGACCCTACTGTGAGAGACGATACAGAGGTGAGTCATTCAGCAAGAACGTCAAGGTCACAAAGTCCCAAGTGTCATCTTACGAAAGTAAGAAAAGACTCAAACCTctcgcgtttttttttttttttgtttgtttggttttttttgttctgtGTCGGGCGAATACAGAGGTGAGGCATTCAGCAAGGTCCCAAGTACACACAGCTGCAACTATCATGTCACGAAGCAAAACACATTACTCTGGTGTCTCAACGCTCTGTCCTGTATCGGGGCGAACAGTTCTTTATGCCCTTAACGTTGctcaaaatgaaacattattttctacTTGCAAAACTACTAAAAGTCCCTTTATCCCCACGGAACATCTTCCCATTTCATGAAtatccccatggtccttagtacagtgatctaccttcacttgttgaAGGTAGCCTGTTTCACATTGTTTTGGCATTTCTAGTTAAAACGGTTTAAATTtgattactagttttaaatggatatctatgatatactagtagttttactgtttttcatcaaCAGGCTTTTAATTTCTAAATTATATTCATCAGTCTGTAACATTATTTttaattattctcgtcacgatatgaatGGCGATATGAATGAGGATAAAAACCCTCACATGCGCGAACCACCTAAAACCAAATACAGTGTCCGAACAGACAAATCAGTGGTCTAAAGAAATAgcagtgaatgagttcagttttacgccgcactcagcagtattccagctatatggcggcggtctgtaaataatcgagtctggatcaacaatacagtgatcaacagattgAGCTTCCATCGGCGCaaatgggaacagatgacatgtgtcaacgaagtcatcgagcctgaccactcgatcccgttagtagcccctttcgaaaagcatagtcgccttttacgacaagcatggtcggcttttgtggcaagcatggattgctgaagacctattctacctctGATCTTCTGACAGGAACTGACAGGAAACCACCCGgttaaatagataaatattataTGCACGACCAACTAGCCCCAATTCCAATCAGTTCTTAGCAGAGATATTATCCCAGAAGATTTGTCCAATGTTCATCTGAAAGCAAATGCTTTTGTTCTACTTGTCAATTTATGTTCATTGTTAACGttagtatacatcactataatTTAGTGAAACAATGTCATCCATTGTATTTTTGCTTTTCAGACTGTTCAGAGGCCTACACAGGTGGAATGCGAGGGGGGTCATCCGACTATCGAATCATCATCATCCGGCCACTGAACGCTCCGAGGGAGTACGAGGTGCAATGTTTTCTAGCGTATGGAGGGTGGACGGTAGTCGAAGAACGAGGATCTGGCTGCCAGAATGATTACAACAAGACATGGGCGGAATACAAGACTGGCTGGACCACGCCGTGCAACAGATGGCTCGGACTTGAAGCTCTACACTACATCACAAACCCACGTACAACCAAATTCGACATGTCCGTGAGTGGAACTGGTTCATTGAGCGGACAACACTATTATACTAATTTCAAGATTAGCGATGAAGCCAGTGGATACACTCTAACCTACACTGGTAACTATAAGCATGAATCTAAAGCCTCGGGAAATGGTTTTGAGTACGAATTAGCAAGCAAGCACGTCAATGGTAAAAGGTTCGCCACTTGGGACCGCCCCGACCCCTCGGGATGTGCTGTAAGTGGCGGGGCAGGATGGTGGTACGGGACTGACTGCCCTCTTACAAATCTCCACAAGAAATTCGATACTAGTGCGTTGTCGTCCAACGTAGCACAGTGGATAGACGACTTGGACCTTCTGGAAAAAGTATCATTCGTGAAAACGCAGGTTAAGGTGTTTTGGTAGCAGAGCGTTTAATGAATTAAATTTGTGTCGTCCCTCTCATACAGGACATGTCGTGCTTCGGATCAATCATAAATAGTTAACTGTCCGAATTTAGATGTAAATTTAATTTAGCAGGTGAAACTGGAAGATACATTAAAGTTAATAAAT encodes the following:
- the LOC137255194 gene encoding fibrinogen-like protein 1: MMASCSQITFQAGPYVPVICIYMLLLLVDLSCSSEFHEKLFTAMPGCSKSVILPVTPVNSDVVASQGQCLANCLGDSNCMSVNLCDDPQSGQMCHKLPETSNGSCSDLESAAGCVFLEPVNVCQHGGTYSDVVSRCDCYDDFTGPYCERRYRDCSEAYTGGMRGGSSDYRIIIIRPLNAPREYEVQCFLAYGGWTVVEERGSGCQNDYNKTWAEYKTGWTTPCNRWLGLEALHYITNPRTTKFDMSVSGTGSLSGQHYYTNFKISDEASGYTLTYTGNYKHESKASGNGFEYELASKHVNGKRFATWDRPDPSGCAVSGGAGWWYGTDCPLTNLHKKFDTSALSSNVAQWIDDLDLLEKVSFVKTQVKVFW